The Zalophus californianus isolate mZalCal1 chromosome X, mZalCal1.pri.v2, whole genome shotgun sequence genome window below encodes:
- the LOC118356480 gene encoding POM121-like protein 2, which translates to MCRPRALIPTVALRPASSPSADTWGTCEGRISPSKAPTPLHREHGQLPGQSQGHAATPLLEAPVPAAQASPPPPGPGSEPSHLHSRGALDREPAPPHLDHPRVQRAIVPKAWRRFHSKSPLHTFLGLDFSSNRKSFMKQWLWKAQNLLSICNMVTIKITPPERSGSFNRGPPIPEQLDCCAKETRLRARSPCRKRKRIHRPLQFEATPTKRRRPSPGARPSAFKPVWKDGVVPSFVPRPGPLRRGLCSWHPGDGADAHPGPDLLPDHRRVPGLD; encoded by the coding sequence ATGTGCCGCCCTCGCGCCCTGATACCAACAGTCGCTCTTAGACCTGCGAGTTCCCCGTCTGCCGACACTTGGGGCACTTGTGAAGGCCGGATTTCCCCGTCAAAGGCCCCAACCCCGCTGCACCGCGAACATGGGCAGCTACCTGGGCAGAGCCAAGGCCACGCTGCCACGCCCCTCTTGGAGGCGCCAGTCCCTGCGGCCCAGGCCAGCCCACCGCCCCCTGGGCCTGGTTCAGAGCCAAGTCATCTCCATTCACGGGGAGCGCTGGATCGGGAGCCGGCCCCGCCCCACCTGGACCACCCCAGAGTCCAGAGGGCGATAGTCCCCAAGGCCTGGAGGCGCTTTCACAGCAAGTCACCCCTCCACACCTTCCTGGGGTTGGATTTCTCTAGCAACCGCAAGAGTTTCATGAAGCAGTGGCTTTGGAAAGCCCAGAACCTCCTAAGCATCTGCAACATGGTGACCATCAAAATCACTCCTCCTGAGCGCAGTGGGAGCTTCAACAGGGGTCCACCCATCCCGGAGCAGCTGGACTGCTGTGCCAAGGAGACCCGGCTGAGGGCTCGGAGCCCatgcaggaaaagaaagaggatcCACAGACCTCTCCAGTTTGAAGCCACCCCCACGAAGAGAAGGAGGCCGAGCCCAGGGGCCAGGCCATCTGCCTTCAAGCCTGTGTGGAAAGATGGAGTGGTCCCTTCCTTTGTGCCCAGGCCGGGGCCTCTGAGAAGGGGCCTCTGCTCCTGGCATCCTGGTGACGGAGCGGACGCCCACCCCGGGCCTGACCTGCTGCCAGACCACCGCAGAGTCCCAGGCCTCGACTGA